ttttcgcctcattttaacacattgactaccaaaccactggaaaacccgtttttacttcccatgcgttggctcccaaaactggGAAACCcgttattaatattttattatatttttcataactagacacttcAATGCTTATTCTGTgcgattttgggagctctgtgataagtagaacagacatagatggCAGTCAAAACTTGTGTCATCATCTGAATATTTTAATCATTAATCATGGCTTTGTGTTAACAACCCCAAATCATTTTTGATAGCGCTACATTTGATTGTGGATAGAATTCTAATAATTTCCGCATTGTGTTCAATCGCGCGTCAGTTTTCCACAGGGTGGCAGTAGTGCTCCTTAGATCTAACCACGATTACACatcaaggaggagaggaaagcccGCGATAGGTCAGAGGAAGGAAGGCTGTCCTATGAAAAGTTAACCCAAAGCCGTGCGATCGATCTCGGAGAGATAGGGACGACGAAATGAAAAGGCGTAGTAAGAGAAGAAAGGTGCAACAGGTTCGTTTTCGCCAGACAACTCTGGAGGAGTCTGTATTCCTATTTCGCCACGAGAAGCAGACTCACGACGACCAGCACTGTGGTGTGGAGTCGGTGGAAGCAATTCCCAGTTCATCTGAAGCTGGACCTAGTGGCGAATGCCGTGCGCAGCCAAGTCGGGCATGCAAAAAAGTTTGTCAGGTGGATCTTAGTAGCAGTGATGACAGCGACACTGACGATCAGTGGGACAATCAAGACCTTTGGAGCCCAACTCGGACAGCACCAGGACCCGGTAAGATCACACATTTTCCAAGAAGAATTAACTCATTCGCTAGCATGAATTAGCAAACAAGTTACCTCAGTAATTTACCAAACTAGCTACATTGCGTAAACATAAGCATGCATGCCCTCGCCTGAACCGTGATTGTGTTGTAACTTGTAGCatacttttttttgtcttctatCAAGTTTCAGACAGCGAGTCTGACTGCTTTTCGGACGAGGCAGGAGAAATTAGACCCATCACTCCTTCTAATTTGGGTACAACAACTGGTGCATTTGCCATGTCACCAATATCATTCAATAACGTTGGCTCAGCTGGGTGTGTGCTCGCGGGtgcgcgcatgggtgtgtgtcgGGGTGAACCCGGTGTGTAAAAATGGACATGAATATGATACGTTCGGGTGATAGAGTTGTCCTGCATTACAAATGTATGCTCATTGCGTGTATTCATTGCATGTGATGTAGTCTATTGTGTAATTCCAGATCCGGATGGCATGGAGGAATTGGAAGAGACAGAACGAAGGACAGAACCACAGGTGCCTTCAAAGAGGGGTgcgttctctgtctgtctgtctgtctgtctgtctgtcatggtcATGGTAATAACTGTTTTTAtatattatgtttatcatttacAGGTCGACAAATGACAAGGGGCAGAACAGCTGGGGCCAAGCGAGGGCGTGCACCAAGCCGGTCGGTGAGCAGTACCACCCTGGAGGAATGGCAGAGAGAGGACTGGAGGCCTAGAGACATACCCTTCAGTGCAACCCCTGGACCACGAGGCGCAGCCAAACTGGTGTCTGACCAACCTGTCGATTTTGTTGACTTGATAATAAATGATGATTTGTTGCAGACAATAGCTGAGCAAACCAATCTCCATGCTGAGCAAACCATGTCAGTGGATAATAGGGGTAATGCGACAGGGAAAAGAGTGCAACCTTGGAAAAAGGTGACTGTACAGGAGCTTAGacgtttttttggtcttttctttATTACAGGCATTGTCAAAAAGCCTACACTGGCTAGTTACTGGTCTACTGACGAATTGGTTTGCACTCCCTATTTCAACAAAACAATGCCACGGAATCGATTTCAACAAATTTGGAGATACCTCCATTTTAGTGACAACCAGACAGACCATGGGGGTGACAGGCTGTACAAAATACGGCCTGTCTTAAATCATGTGTTGGCCAAGTTTGGTGAGCTGTACCAGCCCAACTCTAACATATCTATTGACGAAGGCATGATGGCTTGGCGTGGGCGCCTTGCTTTCCGGGTGTACAACCCACAGAAGCCCATAAAATATGGGGTGAAGTCATACATCATTTGTGATTCAGAAACGGGTTACTGTTTTGGTATGAAGCCCTATTGTGGAGAAGCTGGGAACTTGGGGGACATTGTCGTTACCCTTCTGGACAGGTTGGCAGGACAAGGCTACAGGCTCTATATGGATAATTACTATAACTCTGTAGCACTTGCAGACAGGTTgctacagatgaacacacacatttgtggCACATTGAGAAAAAACAGGGGGGAACCAGACACAATTACACACATCTCAAATTCCGATCTGGGGCCAGGCGACACTATTGCACTGCACAACAACGTTGTTATGGTCTTggcatggagggacaaaaaaatTGTAAAAATGATTACCAGTCTCCACCAAGATGAAATGCAGACATCAATGGTTTGGCAGAGGGGCAACAATGAGAGGGTCTCAGTTCAGAAGCCAGCATGTGTTGTAGACTACAACAATTCAATGAATGGTGTCGACAAGCTGGACCAGAATATTGCGTACTACCCATGTGTGAGAAAGTCTGCAAAATGGACAAAGAAATTTGTCCTGTACTTGTTTCAGATATGCCTATTCAATGCATTCATTCTGTACAAAGCCATGAACCCCCTGGGGAAGCACAGGAAGCTGCTGTCATTTACAATGAGTGTGGCGAGGTCTTTCACTGGTGGACGAGTTGAGGAGGAGGCAGGAAACGAAGATGCggctggtggtgatgatgattttGGTTGGCTGTTGCAAGGTCGAGACCCGAGGGCTCCAAGAGGAGATCCTCCAGCTAGGTTGACTGGTGGCATTGCACGCCATGTAATGATGAAATACAGGCCAACTCCAAAGAATAAAAACCCAGGTCGAGTATGCAGGGTATGCAAGGCACGTGGGTACAGACGTGAAACTTCCTTTTACTGTGCGTCATGTCAGGTGCCCTTGCACCTCAGAAAATGTTTCAAAGTTTACCACACAGATCAAAACATTTCTtgaatggatggatagatgaatgAAAGTATGAATTTGTAGACCACATACTAAGAAGTATGCAAGCACTCAATCTGTAGGCTATTATTCTTTCTGTAAATAATTTATACGCTTGGGCCCATgtgattgtcttttttttttttttttaatgtatgaaTTTGTAAATATTCTAGAAATACTAAGAAGCATGCAAACATGTAACAGCCTGGTTTGTTGGCTATGATTGTCTGATTTGCGGATGAAGCACTTGTAATAAATTTTCATTGAATTTCACCTGTCGTCATTTTATGAAAAACAGTAAGAAACGTGGTTGTTTTGTTAGAATACCAACATATTCTTGGTGGTTTTATGAACATTCAAACTCATTTGACATAAAAACACAACGATATACCACTTGACCCGGATATACAAGCGCTCAAAAGCGCGACAGGCTAAAAGGCGCAGGTTTCAGAAAAGCCTCGATATCTCCTCTTGAAAGTGAAACTGCGCGATTTTTGTGGACACCTGCCCTGGTTTAACGAAGGATTGCGAGGTAATGGAGAAAGCTAGAGACATACGGTTTTCGCTGACTTAAAGAGTAAAGGCTCacctttcaaacgagccatagCATGAGTCAGTGGCCCGATCAGATAATATACGGTGGCCTTACAAAAAACATCAAAAATGGCCGAAATGTCTGGGAGTCTACGTCAGTATTCTGAAAAAAGCgctgggagtcaatgtgttaagaggAAAAGTCCTATAACTCAGgattaaaataatataataacaaaatcctgtgacagaatcttccaaatatagtcaggaataggactggaaagtttggtgtatgtcagtcatacagaagtggagttttaggcctttgagtgtgaggaaaacctcattttgagaaaatggccgttaaagatttgtatggcaaaaatccatagatttctggtaaaagccacaacgtacataaaaaaatggcattaggatgaatgtaggatgaatatatgcatgtattacactaaaactgataactctattacatttaaaacaggtgaatatttttattttatcattaatggtatcaacatggcatgtgcagtgccatcatcagtgatctggctgtcgaggttgcaatcctgtaccccctatttcttccaaccattcactacaccaattttggagtgaaatcacctatttctaggccatatttgtgcacttgaagcatactatttcacttaccaactggtgaagtgaatggctggtcctccaatttgcatatagcctaccaatatgttagaataggccctaacaggcctcagaaactgccaggttaaaaatcacaaactgtggagtaggtccatggatgttatagcatcagaggttCATTTTGACCTTTCATTTTGGCCATAATATTTCCAAAAGATCACACAAAAGGGTCCTTaatattgagaatgaataggctgaaattgaatatagctcatctacttgacagaacagctataggcctatcgctacaatagccgcacagtctggtataggcctacttatttgtgacagcaagtagttataaaccatgtttatttttaatcatgattaggcctatggttttagtaggcctataggccctaggcctaattattatttagtttttggttatgttaaggttggcttatggacttcggcctatggacaaacagaatgtttcctgctaggctacccttaaagataggattattttactatacttgtaatggtgtaatggtctctatttgctagatgccagtgattggcaacagcccacatgataggctacaactaaattgggacacttctctgtttgttcatgaaagggcctcctctgcctgtgcacaccactgggccaatgaataaagctctacttttgtttgtttctttgtttttacttcacttaaaatatatAGCAGGGTGTATTTTATTGCCCATGCTTAATTGTTTTCATATATCCACTGTAGGCCACTGACTGGGGAAAgtgagcatgttgcaggatgacaAGCAGCCTACCTGCTTTGCAATGTGTGGTGGTCAACTACCTCATCCAAGTCTGTTTACACAAGTccctttccataatgttgaaggaaGTAATGTTTTCTGTGCCAATGGAGTCAATTATAGACTAATAATCAATATCCAACAACCTAAGAAAATACTGGTCTATTGGAAGAAAAATATCACAGAGTTAGAGTCGCCAGGCTGGTTTCACCTCGGAACGACCTCGGCATGtttacctgtgcacttcactcGAAAACAAGCTACAAGAGTGGTTATTAGGCTATGTGAGTCAATTGTGAGCTACATCGCACAACACGTTAAATAAACAGTACAATGAGTACCAATTCGTTGATTATTCAATTCAAACGCGCACTGACAGAAATTTCGTTGTGGTGCAAGGAGAGAGGGTAACCTCACTGTAGGCAACGCATTGCAAACGCGTGCCCAACAAATGCCGACAGCGTACCGAATAATTCACTTTGAAACATATATTGTCTGCTATATTGTTTGCTTTATTGTTTACCCGTGCTTTCTGCTACATGTAAGCACGGGCTCTTgtcatttcaattcgtctcgaaaAAGTGGAGAGACACGAAGTGCTCCGTTGgatactcctcactccaaaataatccactgcagccgagagtgacacgtgactgattagaaccaatcacagtgccgaatctcccattccggccaatcggatttcgtttcaaccttctcttcctgcttttttcgccttgtctaaatcaatgattggtggttgacacagcggaaatatccttatttggaatacatgactgtatgcgggaagactcaagctttccaacgagacctcggaaggcatataaaacccaacggttgaaaataaacactgtgcgtaacaagaggaaaaacatgacaaatcaagctaaaaatcacaagcgcaagtctaccaaatgtaataaaataactatctaatactgttttttagacgttttcttcacaccagtgtgaaagacaacaagttaaggatgcaaactagcccaaaatctcagatttgaccaaggcatgaaaaaacgatgatttcacctgccgtgtctcgccttaaaaggagaggtagacaggagaggcagaaacagcaataaggcagaggaagaagagatagatagtgaTTGTAGTGTCATAAGGTCCACTTAGGTTGAGACCAGGATtgttagaggcataaggtccatagtggctgggtcacacataagtcatagatagtcacactgaatttgggcgctcagatgtggcccctggtagcataaggggtgaggaaaaactcccttttcacttgagTCATAcctcagctgcttcttgaaggagttgacggaggtggctgatcggatctcgatggggagggcattcCATCTCTTGGGAGCATAACACACGAACGCAGCGTCACCAATCTTCTTTTGGCGGGGGGGTGGgaagtccttagcagcttggcatcagtggagcAGGGGCGTAAAAAGaaagcatgtcagagatgtaactgggGGAAAAGTCAATTCATGCTTTAACCCTCAAACGACTgacctgtttttgcgactaatctgaccgagcggggtcatttatgaccccaaggagtttatatagaaataccattatatacattgttttttggggttcattcaaatttatttacatcttgcacatacttgtgcctcatctaaagcaaaaaaagtgaatttaaacattttattgttttgctaaaaattagtcaaacttacatacgtatatgctaaatatgatgtatgccctcatttgaaTGTATGCCCTCACAAAAATAATAaatttctttcttctctcatcatcagtaatcaactgagaaagtttcatggtgatatctataatttacattttttagcctattcacttagTAGTAATTCACTGCGTAGtaatcttaccataataatacagtatatttatgctaattatggaaattgctcaaagtgaaactttgggaaaccaagctaaattctattcatATGGCCCATAGATGaaatttctgcaataaaactttaggcttctcaacatttctgggttcatgaaatcacaagatcagagaatatggtaatttacgtAGACAAAActatgtctcaaacatataaccatatgcacttaacccttatgttgtgttcgggtcatttttgacccgttttcaagttttagtgtgaaaaaaacacactttcctttattttcttggaaaaaggcttcatctaatcctcagtcacaatcattgcaacacaaaaaaaaatatgttttatcattttagtaaattttaaaggtccaaaaaaaaaaaagttacatctgtggtgttcagggtcaaaattgacccggcatagatttttggctgttgtatgcatttctgaaaagctgttggttgccccttgtctttagtttggtgatttatggtgaggaaaatatatttcttgcctgaattttttttgccagctttttcatattccaaatccaatatggccgccagacAGTCCCATaaactacaatatgtcatatctcctgttgtgaaaggagtacagatgtatttctggtgtctactcatatgttttcatggtcagggaatccatttctgcattatataatgagatgttttgcacatttgtttgcaaaatacatttttgcacattattttttccaaaaaacgtatcaaaaattcataatggcacccaaacatgtagaactggtcttatactttccataaagttgatgtggcaatgtcataatggtccatgttcatggcataggggattcagatgaatagtgtgacttttttcatgttaattgatgtgttcatttccaatatctttgcattagattggtggaatagctgtaacTCGGACAggattgttattttgtatattt
Above is a genomic segment from Engraulis encrasicolus isolate BLACKSEA-1 unplaced genomic scaffold, IST_EnEncr_1.0 scaffold_99_np1212, whole genome shotgun sequence containing:
- the LOC134445107 gene encoding uncharacterized protein LOC134445107 gives rise to the protein MKRRSKRRKVQQVRFRQTTLEESVFLFRHEKQTHDDQHCGVESVEAIPSSSEAGPSGECRAQPSRACKKVCQVDLSSSDDSDTDDQWDNQDLWSPTRTAPGPVSDSESDCFSDEAGEIRPITPSNLDPDGMEELEETERRTEPQVPSKRGRQMTRGRTAGAKRGRAPSRSVSSTTLEEWQREDWRPRDIPFSATPGPREPRWPEHKGSVTTSYGVDVGLDFKRQEQEQEPELEQEQKLFTLCTKV